The Longimicrobium sp. genome has a window encoding:
- a CDS encoding enoyl-CoA hydratase/isomerase family protein — protein sequence MTEDSAPLLVRREGGIARLVMNRPEKRNALNAGLIAALKAALREADADAGVRVVAIEGAGKDFCSGADLSALRTIAEGGAMENLEDVQELAELFLLPRTMRKPVVALVRGRALAGGCGLATACDLVLAAESAELGYPEVRIGFVPAMVMAILRRNVSEKRAFELIVRGHPVTAAEAEQMGLINHVFFDDAFDAEAAAVLQDLAARSPSAVQLSKRLLYHSDAMGFEAAIRAGADVNVVARMTDDMKAGVARFLARDGGAKG from the coding sequence GTGACGGAGGATTCGGCGCCGCTGCTCGTCCGCCGCGAGGGTGGCATCGCGCGGCTGGTGATGAACCGGCCCGAGAAGCGGAACGCGCTGAACGCCGGGCTTATCGCCGCGCTGAAGGCGGCGCTGCGCGAGGCGGACGCGGATGCCGGGGTGCGCGTGGTCGCCATCGAGGGGGCGGGGAAGGACTTCTGCTCTGGCGCCGACCTGTCCGCGCTGCGCACCATCGCCGAGGGCGGGGCGATGGAGAACCTGGAGGACGTGCAGGAGCTGGCCGAGCTCTTCCTCCTCCCGCGCACCATGCGCAAGCCCGTGGTCGCGCTGGTCCGCGGGCGCGCGCTGGCCGGCGGGTGCGGGCTGGCCACGGCGTGCGACCTGGTGCTCGCGGCCGAGTCGGCGGAGCTGGGCTATCCCGAGGTGCGCATCGGCTTCGTTCCCGCCATGGTGATGGCCATCCTGCGGCGCAACGTGAGCGAGAAGCGCGCGTTCGAGCTGATCGTCCGCGGGCACCCCGTCACCGCGGCCGAGGCGGAGCAGATGGGGCTCATCAACCACGTCTTCTTCGACGACGCGTTCGACGCCGAGGCGGCGGCGGTGCTCCAGGACCTGGCCGCGCGCAGCCCGTCGGCCGTGCAGCTCAGCAAGCGCCTGCTCTACCACTCCGACGCCATGGGCTTCGAGGCGGCGATCCGCGCCGGCGCCGATGTGAACGTGGTGGCGCGGATGACGGACGACATGAAGGCGGGGGTGGCGCGCTTCTTGGCGCGCGACGGCGGGGCGAAGGGCTGA
- a CDS encoding AtuA-related protein has translation MARIQLLHLAHARSGDKGDTANVGVIALRPEFYPVLVEQLTPERVKRHFEGIALGGVERYELPNLEALNFLLHNALGGGGTVSLKTDAQGKVLSTAMLRMEIDVPDEIASLALGAGAGS, from the coding sequence ATGGCCCGCATCCAGCTGCTGCACCTGGCCCACGCCCGCTCGGGCGACAAGGGCGACACCGCCAACGTGGGCGTCATCGCCCTGCGCCCCGAGTTCTACCCGGTCCTGGTCGAGCAGCTCACCCCCGAGCGGGTGAAGCGGCACTTCGAGGGGATCGCCCTGGGCGGCGTGGAGCGCTACGAGCTGCCCAACCTGGAGGCGCTCAACTTCCTGCTGCACAACGCGCTGGGCGGCGGCGGCACGGTATCGCTGAAGACCGACGCGCAGGGGAAGGTGCTTTCCACCGCCATGCTGCGGATGGAGATCGACGTCCCCGACGAGATCGCTTCGCTGGCACTGGGCGCCGGGGCGGGGTCGTGA